A genomic segment from Thermotoga neapolitana DSM 4359 encodes:
- a CDS encoding beta-galactosidase yields the protein MLGVCYYPEHWGVEKVEEDFRRMKELGIEYVRIGEFAWSRIEPERGKFNWEWLDRTLEAAERMGLKIILGTPTATPPKWLVDEHSEILPVDREGRVKNFGSRRHYCFSSPVYREEAKRIVSIVAGRYGKHPAVVGWQTDNEYGCHDTVRCYCPRCKKAFQKWLERRYEGDIDKLNRAWGTVFWSQEYRSFEEIELPNLTPAGPNPSHLLDYYRFASDQVVEFNRLQVEIIRELSPGRFVTHNFMAGFTDFDHYKISKDLDFASWDNYPLGHTLVFLRAKGESKNPFNRVGHPDIISFSHDLYRGVGRGRFWVMEQQAGPVNWAPYNLWPAEGAVRLWTWQAFAHGAEVVSYFRWRQAPFAQEQMHSGLLAPDSSPSQGYQEVKQVFEELKGVDLSEPVKSEVALVFDYETAWVFSIQPHGEGVNYLDLVLRFYSALRGLGLNVDIVSADSPLDGYRMVVVPSLAIVREEALENFKKYSGVLVIGPRSGSKTETFQIPEEMPPGLLKEIIPVEVKRVESLGTGNVEVLLWDGKKYPVTIWREDVDPTIAEVVARFEDGPGAIFRKENVYYLAFWPDREFLLDFFEKLMKEIGYTVRRLPEGVRIQKRGKYTFAFNFSPHETEVEIPDDARIVLGDRKVEPYSLVVWEEV from the coding sequence ATGCTCGGAGTTTGTTACTATCCGGAACACTGGGGTGTTGAAAAGGTAGAAGAAGACTTCAGAAGGATGAAAGAACTCGGGATAGAGTACGTGAGAATCGGAGAGTTTGCTTGGAGCAGAATAGAGCCGGAGCGAGGAAAATTCAACTGGGAATGGCTGGACAGAACGCTGGAAGCGGCCGAGAGGATGGGTTTGAAGATCATCCTGGGAACACCCACAGCCACACCTCCAAAGTGGCTTGTGGACGAGCATTCAGAGATCCTTCCTGTCGACAGAGAAGGAAGAGTGAAGAACTTTGGCTCCAGAAGACATTACTGTTTCTCCAGCCCTGTGTATCGGGAAGAAGCAAAGAGAATCGTCTCCATTGTTGCAGGAAGGTACGGAAAGCATCCGGCTGTTGTGGGCTGGCAGACCGACAACGAGTACGGCTGTCACGACACGGTGAGGTGTTACTGTCCAAGGTGTAAGAAAGCCTTCCAGAAATGGCTTGAGAGAAGATACGAAGGAGACATAGATAAACTGAACAGGGCCTGGGGAACGGTGTTCTGGAGTCAGGAATACAGGTCCTTCGAGGAGATAGAACTTCCCAACCTCACACCTGCAGGTCCAAATCCTTCGCATCTTCTCGATTACTACAGATTCGCCTCAGACCAGGTGGTAGAGTTCAACAGGCTCCAGGTGGAGATCATAAGAGAACTTTCTCCGGGAAGGTTCGTCACGCACAACTTCATGGCTGGCTTCACAGACTTTGATCACTACAAAATCTCAAAAGACCTGGACTTTGCCAGCTGGGACAACTATCCACTCGGTCACACTCTAGTCTTTCTGAGAGCGAAGGGAGAAAGCAAGAACCCGTTCAACAGGGTGGGACACCCTGACATAATCTCCTTCTCACACGATCTTTATCGTGGTGTGGGTAGGGGAAGGTTCTGGGTGATGGAACAGCAGGCAGGGCCTGTGAACTGGGCTCCCTACAATCTCTGGCCGGCAGAGGGTGCGGTGAGGCTCTGGACCTGGCAGGCTTTTGCACACGGAGCAGAAGTGGTTTCTTACTTCAGGTGGAGGCAGGCACCCTTTGCACAGGAGCAGATGCACTCTGGCCTTCTTGCTCCGGACTCATCTCCATCTCAGGGATATCAGGAGGTAAAGCAGGTCTTTGAAGAACTGAAAGGTGTTGATCTGAGCGAACCGGTAAAGAGTGAAGTTGCCCTCGTTTTCGATTACGAGACGGCGTGGGTGTTTTCCATCCAGCCACACGGCGAAGGTGTTAATTACCTTGATCTTGTCCTCAGGTTCTACAGTGCCCTCAGAGGGCTTGGCCTCAATGTGGATATCGTGTCGGCTGATTCTCCTCTAGATGGTTACAGAATGGTGGTTGTTCCAAGCCTTGCAATCGTGAGGGAAGAGGCCCTGGAGAACTTCAAAAAATACAGCGGTGTTCTTGTGATTGGTCCAAGAAGCGGTAGCAAAACAGAAACCTTCCAGATTCCAGAAGAGATGCCTCCCGGTCTTCTGAAGGAGATCATACCTGTGGAGGTAAAAAGGGTTGAAAGTCTTGGAACAGGAAACGTTGAAGTTCTTCTGTGGGATGGGAAAAAGTACCCTGTGACGATCTGGAGAGAGGATGTGGATCCCACCATCGCGGAAGTGGTGGCAAGATTTGAAGACGGTCCCGGAGCGATCTTTCGTAAAGAAAACGTGTACTATCTTGCCTTCTGGCCGGACAGAGAATTTCTTCTGGATTTCTTCGAAAAACTGATGAAGGAGATAGGGTACACGGTGAGAAGACTTCCAGAGGGTGTGCGCATTCAAAAGAGAGGAAAGTACACGTTTGCTTTCAACTTTTCACCTCATGAAACAGAAGTGGAGATACCGGATGATGCCCGGATCGTTCTGGGCGATCGAAAAGTAGAACCTTACAGTCTGGTTGTCTGGGAAGAAGTATGA
- a CDS encoding carbohydrate ABC transporter permease, with translation MLTKRWWVPYVFLAVPLTLYFIWVISPIAQTIILSFTNWDGVSTKFDFIGWKNYTRLFSDPYFWLSLKNNIKWLVFFVIVAIPAGLGMAMLLDQKFPGNKIFKTLIYLPMTLSFVVIGQIWSWILEPRSGVLNEFLRAIGLGSLAKPWLSDPKIVTYALIMAALWRQIAYAMVLFLAGLKNVSTELVEAAYVDGANACQRFWYVILPALRPAMVIAITVNIIDSLRAFDIVYVMTRGGPFYSSSVLANYMYIQSFHNYRMGYGSAIAVIQFLITLGFIIVYLFYTLKREEESI, from the coding sequence GTGTTGACAAAGAGATGGTGGGTCCCGTATGTCTTCTTGGCTGTTCCATTGACGCTTTATTTTATCTGGGTGATTTCTCCCATAGCGCAGACAATAATTTTGAGTTTCACAAATTGGGATGGAGTCAGCACAAAATTTGATTTTATAGGGTGGAAGAACTACACCAGACTTTTCTCTGATCCTTACTTCTGGCTTTCCCTTAAAAACAACATAAAATGGCTTGTGTTTTTTGTTATTGTCGCCATTCCTGCAGGATTGGGAATGGCGATGCTCTTGGACCAAAAATTTCCTGGAAACAAAATTTTTAAAACCCTCATATATCTTCCAATGACTTTGTCTTTTGTCGTCATAGGACAAATATGGTCATGGATTCTTGAACCTAGAAGTGGTGTTTTGAATGAGTTTTTAAGAGCCATAGGTCTTGGTAGTCTCGCGAAACCCTGGTTGAGTGACCCGAAAATTGTAACATATGCCCTTATAATGGCTGCACTGTGGAGGCAGATCGCCTACGCTATGGTACTTTTCCTTGCCGGTTTGAAGAATGTTTCTACTGAATTAGTCGAAGCAGCGTACGTCGATGGTGCCAATGCATGTCAGAGATTCTGGTATGTGATTCTACCCGCTCTTAGACCAGCTATGGTAATAGCCATAACGGTGAATATTATAGATTCTCTGAGAGCATTTGACATTGTCTACGTTATGACTCGCGGAGGACCTTTCTATTCATCCAGTGTTCTGGCAAACTACATGTACATCCAATCATTCCATAACTATCGAATGGGTTATGGATCTGCCATTGCTGTGATACAGTTCCTTATAACGCTTGGTTTCATCATTGTGTACCTTTTCTATACGCTAAAAAGGGAGGAAGAATCCATATGA
- a CDS encoding ABC transporter permease translates to MAFIKSYLIPRLLQYFVVTFLGLTAIFFLPRLLPVDPIKQQLQQYQTFGVYIPPEQQEEMMRTLRQLYGLEGTLWDQYVNFWKRLFTGNFGPSLSRYPIPVTQLIAQALPWTVGLLSLTTILSWIVAVIAGGIVGYYRKRWMEALDVIVMIIRPIPYYVMALICLILFAYVFPIFPLSGGIGVGRELTFSLETVISIIKHGTLPALTLLIVGIAWQFQSMKLMVQVVKAEDHVWYAKTAGVIERMIVRNHVIRNAMLPMITQLGLQFGGIFSGALITEMVFAYPGIGWILYDAIMKADYNLIMGIMCISTVAVTTSILFLDLVYPLFDPRVRYR, encoded by the coding sequence ATGGCGTTCATCAAAAGTTATCTCATTCCAAGGTTGTTACAGTACTTTGTTGTGACGTTTCTTGGACTCACGGCGATTTTCTTCTTACCCAGGTTGCTACCTGTAGATCCTATAAAGCAACAGCTCCAGCAATATCAAACTTTCGGTGTCTATATTCCCCCCGAGCAGCAGGAAGAGATGATGAGAACATTGAGGCAGCTTTACGGGCTGGAAGGAACTCTATGGGATCAGTATGTGAATTTCTGGAAGAGGTTGTTCACAGGGAATTTTGGGCCCTCACTTTCCAGATACCCGATTCCTGTCACACAACTCATTGCACAGGCTCTTCCGTGGACGGTGGGTTTGCTTTCTCTCACGACGATTCTGAGCTGGATAGTGGCCGTGATCGCCGGGGGAATAGTGGGTTACTATAGAAAACGCTGGATGGAAGCTCTCGATGTGATAGTTATGATCATAAGACCCATCCCATACTATGTGATGGCTTTGATTTGCTTGATTCTCTTTGCCTATGTCTTTCCTATTTTTCCTTTGAGCGGCGGAATAGGCGTGGGACGCGAACTTACCTTCAGTTTAGAAACTGTTATTAGCATTATAAAACATGGCACCTTACCTGCTCTTACACTCCTGATAGTGGGTATTGCCTGGCAATTTCAGAGTATGAAACTCATGGTCCAGGTTGTGAAAGCTGAGGATCACGTCTGGTACGCGAAAACGGCGGGAGTAATAGAAAGAATGATAGTTCGCAATCATGTGATCAGAAACGCGATGCTTCCCATGATAACCCAGCTGGGCCTTCAATTTGGAGGGATATTCTCTGGGGCGTTGATCACAGAGATGGTCTTTGCGTACCCGGGAATAGGATGGATCCTGTACGATGCCATTATGAAAGCTGACTATAACCTGATCATGGGAATCATGTGTATCTCCACGGTTGCTGTGACTACTTCTATTCTCTTCCTTGATCTTGTTTATCCCCTTTTCGATCCACGAGTGAGATATCGATGA
- a CDS encoding carbohydrate ABC transporter permease — translation MNRKKVLKAIIFYSLSVVLVIMWMLPFIISIFTSLKTMDEVILGIRWWEPPKKPTFENYVIAWREANMKRYFINTFIITSLSVLGALFVSSLSAFALSWYNFKLKKPLLIMFVSGMLIPFQMLMIPVYRFSVRTGLYDTYWGVILFHIAFQTGFCTFFLRNFMVTIPRSLFEAAKIDGAGDFLIYRKIMMPLILPALAALGILEFTWIWNDYLWSLVLIQSDSLKPVTLGLTTLQGQWVTSWNVIAAGANLAALVPIVVFLIFQRYFIEGLTLGSVKG, via the coding sequence ATGAACAGAAAGAAAGTGTTGAAAGCCATTATTTTTTATTCCCTGTCTGTTGTTCTGGTAATTATGTGGATGCTTCCCTTCATTATATCGATATTCACATCGCTTAAAACAATGGATGAGGTTATATTGGGAATAAGATGGTGGGAACCTCCGAAGAAACCAACTTTTGAAAATTATGTTATAGCCTGGAGAGAAGCCAATATGAAGAGGTACTTCATCAATACATTTATAATAACGAGTTTGTCCGTGTTAGGAGCATTGTTTGTATCCAGTTTAAGTGCTTTTGCGTTATCCTGGTATAACTTCAAGTTGAAAAAACCTCTTTTGATAATGTTCGTTTCTGGAATGCTGATACCTTTCCAAATGTTGATGATACCCGTTTACAGATTTTCAGTTAGGACAGGACTTTACGATACTTACTGGGGGGTAATACTCTTTCATATTGCATTTCAGACTGGTTTTTGTACTTTTTTCCTGAGAAATTTCATGGTTACCATACCAAGAAGTCTTTTTGAAGCAGCGAAAATCGATGGAGCCGGTGACTTCTTGATCTACAGAAAGATCATGATGCCATTGATACTGCCGGCCCTGGCCGCTCTTGGTATCCTTGAGTTCACCTGGATATGGAACGATTATCTCTGGTCGCTGGTTCTCATACAGAGTGATAGTTTAAAACCAGTAACCCTTGGTTTGACAACTCTCCAAGGACAGTGGGTCACGAGCTGGAATGTGATAGCTGCTGGAGCAAACCTTGCTGCGTTGGTACCAATAGTTGTTTTTCTGATCTTCCAGAGGTATTTCATAGAAGGGCTGACGCTTGGAAGTGTGAAGGGTTAA
- a CDS encoding ABC transporter permease produces the protein MERVWGVFKDLFRDYRFTVAFIVLVLLIFLSVLSHFSPYDPIRIYQVPRGLPPSLEHPLGTNWLGQDVFWRLTFAVRNSLMIAVVTALFSRAIAVFVGILSGYKGGAVDRVLMTVGDTTMVLPFLIVLIVISMILRDWTKSFFNLGLLLAFFSWAWDARVIRSQVLSLRERDFTFVAILSGMSTLRIVYKQLLPHVLPIIFTTFINNMAWAIGMEITLAYLGLGIDPTVPTIGTMLQRAIYRQALFLGLWWWLVAPIVAAILLFVALYWLSTSVSEYLDPRARFQRIGFGRK, from the coding sequence ATGGAGCGAGTTTGGGGAGTCTTCAAGGATCTCTTCAGAGATTACAGATTCACGGTTGCTTTCATTGTACTGGTATTGCTGATATTTCTCTCTGTGCTGTCGCATTTTTCGCCCTATGATCCTATAAGAATTTACCAGGTACCACGTGGTCTTCCTCCTTCACTTGAGCATCCGCTGGGTACCAACTGGCTTGGGCAGGATGTCTTCTGGAGACTCACTTTTGCTGTGAGAAACTCTCTGATGATAGCCGTTGTTACAGCGTTGTTTTCACGTGCAATAGCTGTTTTTGTGGGAATACTGTCAGGTTACAAAGGAGGAGCAGTGGATCGTGTCTTGATGACAGTAGGAGATACGACCATGGTTCTTCCGTTTTTGATCGTGCTCATTGTGATCTCCATGATTCTCAGAGACTGGACGAAGTCCTTTTTTAACCTGGGACTTCTTCTTGCTTTCTTTTCTTGGGCCTGGGACGCGAGGGTGATAAGGTCGCAGGTACTCAGTTTAAGGGAAAGAGATTTCACATTTGTTGCGATTCTTTCCGGTATGTCAACGTTGAGGATCGTCTACAAACAGTTGCTTCCTCACGTTCTTCCAATCATATTTACAACATTCATAAACAACATGGCGTGGGCAATAGGTATGGAGATCACACTCGCTTACCTGGGGCTCGGTATCGATCCCACCGTTCCCACCATTGGAACAATGCTTCAGAGAGCGATTTACAGGCAGGCTCTCTTTCTCGGACTCTGGTGGTGGTTGGTTGCACCAATCGTTGCTGCAATTCTGTTGTTTGTGGCCCTCTACTGGTTATCCACCAGTGTAAGTGAATATCTGGACCCAAGGGCTCGTTTTCAAAGAATTGGCTTTGGAAGGAAATAA
- a CDS encoding ABC transporter ATP-binding protein — MSQVKATILEVKNLTKVFTVGSWIFRTKIVAVDDISFSLRNAEIFTLAGESGCGKTTTARMILGFEEPTSGDIVFEGVSIHEWKKKRKEFMKKVQAVFQNPFEGFNPLLSIDDIFFETVRNYALASTNDEARRLIDEKLKLVGLRFEDINGRYSSELSGGQLQRALIARALLSNPSLLIADEPVSMVDASLRMSIVNLFAQLRDQLGVSVIYITHDLATAYYVSDRIAIMFRGDIVEMGSVERVLTDPKHPYTRLLRESIPEPDPEKKWKEEITIADTEYEEYLRKGCKFAGRCPEVMSICREEKPPEIMVGDSMVRCHLYKK, encoded by the coding sequence GTGTCACAGGTGAAAGCGACTATTCTTGAAGTAAAGAATCTCACGAAGGTGTTTACTGTGGGATCATGGATATTCAGAACAAAAATTGTAGCGGTTGACGATATATCTTTTTCTTTAAGAAATGCAGAGATATTCACTCTGGCAGGAGAAAGTGGATGTGGGAAAACGACAACAGCGCGAATGATCTTGGGATTTGAAGAACCAACGTCTGGTGATATCGTGTTTGAGGGTGTGAGTATCCATGAATGGAAAAAGAAAAGAAAGGAATTCATGAAGAAGGTGCAGGCAGTGTTTCAGAATCCATTTGAAGGCTTCAATCCTCTTCTCAGTATAGACGATATATTCTTCGAAACCGTACGTAACTACGCCCTTGCCTCTACAAACGATGAAGCCAGAAGATTGATCGACGAGAAATTAAAACTCGTCGGATTGAGGTTCGAAGACATAAATGGTCGCTATTCAAGTGAACTCTCTGGAGGGCAGCTTCAAAGAGCCCTGATCGCTCGTGCTTTGCTAAGTAATCCTTCACTCCTGATAGCAGATGAACCTGTCTCCATGGTGGATGCCTCTCTCAGAATGTCCATTGTCAACCTTTTTGCTCAACTCAGAGACCAGCTCGGAGTGAGTGTCATTTACATCACCCATGATCTGGCCACAGCCTATTACGTGAGCGATCGTATAGCGATCATGTTTCGAGGGGACATTGTGGAAATGGGGTCGGTGGAAAGAGTGCTGACAGATCCCAAGCATCCATACACGCGTCTGTTGCGTGAATCTATACCGGAACCCGACCCTGAGAAAAAATGGAAAGAAGAGATCACCATAGCGGACACGGAATATGAAGAGTATCTGAGAAAGGGTTGCAAGTTTGCAGGAAGGTGTCCTGAAGTAATGAGTATTTGTAGGGAAGAAAAGCCTCCTGAGATTATGGTGGGAGATTCTATGGTGAGATGCCACCTTTACAAAAAATGA
- a CDS encoding ABC transporter ATP-binding protein, with protein sequence METLVEGKNLKAYYVLEFWGKKRTIRAVDNVSLKIFSGEIYGIAGESGCGKSTLLKTLLANLEPPLRLFGGELNYWLDSKPVNVVSLKEEERRRLKWRFISYIPQGSMHVLNPVKRIRDTFMEILKSHVRRQKETFLEMAIEHLKALGLPSRVLDMFPHQLSGGMRQRVTIALATLLKPRIILADEPTTALDVVAQRAVIQLIKKIQKELKNTIVLVTHDMGIHAQVTTRMAIMYAGKIVEEGPTLEIFKEPLHPYTRYLIQSLPRVGDKQLREGIPGSPPSLVSPPSGCRFHPRCPHATQRCEEEEPVFLEVNPGHRAACFLLGG encoded by the coding sequence ATGGAGACGCTGGTAGAGGGTAAAAATCTGAAAGCCTACTATGTTCTGGAATTCTGGGGCAAAAAAAGAACGATAAGAGCCGTGGACAACGTGAGTTTGAAGATCTTTTCAGGCGAGATCTATGGTATTGCAGGTGAATCCGGTTGTGGAAAATCTACACTCTTGAAGACTCTTCTTGCGAACCTCGAGCCTCCTCTGAGATTGTTTGGCGGTGAACTGAATTATTGGCTCGACAGCAAACCTGTAAACGTTGTGTCACTGAAAGAAGAAGAAAGAAGACGCCTGAAATGGCGTTTCATCTCCTACATTCCTCAAGGCTCAATGCACGTTTTGAACCCAGTGAAGCGTATAAGGGACACGTTCATGGAAATCCTGAAAAGCCACGTGAGAAGGCAAAAAGAAACGTTTCTCGAAATGGCCATTGAACACTTAAAAGCCCTGGGCCTTCCTTCCAGGGTACTGGACATGTTTCCCCATCAGCTTTCTGGTGGAATGAGGCAGCGCGTTACCATAGCACTTGCCACTCTCTTGAAACCTCGTATCATTCTCGCTGACGAACCAACAACTGCCCTGGACGTGGTAGCACAGCGTGCGGTCATACAGCTTATAAAGAAAATTCAAAAAGAGCTGAAGAACACCATTGTTCTGGTGACGCACGATATGGGTATCCATGCTCAGGTCACAACAAGAATGGCAATCATGTACGCGGGAAAGATCGTGGAAGAGGGTCCAACGCTTGAGATCTTTAAAGAACCTCTCCATCCCTACACGAGATATCTCATACAATCACTTCCCAGAGTGGGGGACAAGCAGTTGAGAGAGGGAATCCCTGGTTCTCCTCCATCTCTTGTTTCACCTCCTTCAGGTTGCAGGTTTCATCCAAGATGCCCACACGCAACACAAAGGTGTGAGGAAGAAGAGCCGGTTTTTCTGGAAGTAAACCCAGGACACAGAGCAGCCTGTTTTCTGCTGGGAGGATGA
- a CDS encoding ABC transporter substrate-binding protein produces MRKFLVFLFLVLSIASLLLGQTLPPGVPREKTLILPFLFAPLPVPGNWNLWAGWRAQNCGLHQFVTEPLWTINPNPEEGGIINALAAEPPIYSEDFTKLTIKLREGIYWSDGVEFTADDVVFTIKTVRDTSGLDYHGPMQDVKDVYALDKYTVVVELKRPNSRFHAYFVERWGALRPMPKHIFEKVEDVVSYDFNPPVSLGPYVLKDYDPAGYWVLWEKRKDWQRTVTGKLFGEPVPEYVLFINYGTAEKNTMAMLRHELDVLQGTAEQLITLLRASKTTRSYRKTWPYIDPRDISTRGPGFNHMVYPYDIKDVRWALALSIDIVKLAVSTYDGMVAMTPGLPLVVNKNFYEWYFKRLEPWLEDFTLDLGNGETFKPWDPQAPWKLLDWARKMYKVDIDPNDEEEVRLTLGYGWWKYAPNVAEKLLKKHGFYRDKDGKWHLPNGDLWKITILRGPDPTDMANIIIEGIAEQWKEFGIEVEYNVSAAASTLAGEGRFEVVNTAHGGFAGEPWGFHPDLYRCFNAFRSDFVKPIGELTLGSALRWSDPRMDKIIEELERTDWNDYDKIIELGVEGLKIEIEEMIAIPVFNCPITIVFDEYYWTNFPSPDNDYARCDNFTTWPQLKYLLHKVQPAGRK; encoded by the coding sequence ATGCGGAAATTTTTGGTGTTCCTCTTTTTGGTACTATCCATTGCTTCACTGTTGCTGGGGCAAACACTGCCACCTGGGGTACCTAGGGAGAAAACACTGATTCTGCCTTTCCTTTTCGCACCACTTCCAGTCCCGGGGAATTGGAATCTCTGGGCAGGTTGGCGCGCACAGAACTGTGGTTTACACCAGTTCGTCACAGAGCCATTGTGGACTATCAACCCCAATCCTGAAGAGGGCGGTATTATAAATGCTCTCGCAGCCGAACCACCGATATACAGCGAAGACTTCACCAAACTCACGATAAAACTTAGGGAAGGGATTTACTGGAGCGACGGTGTTGAATTCACAGCAGATGACGTTGTGTTCACGATCAAGACTGTCAGAGACACATCCGGGTTAGACTATCACGGACCAATGCAGGATGTAAAAGATGTCTACGCACTGGATAAGTACACGGTGGTGGTGGAACTCAAAAGACCAAACAGCAGATTCCATGCTTACTTTGTTGAAAGGTGGGGCGCTTTAAGACCTATGCCAAAACATATTTTCGAGAAGGTGGAGGATGTCGTTTCCTATGATTTCAACCCACCTGTGAGTTTAGGACCGTATGTTTTGAAGGATTATGATCCAGCAGGATATTGGGTGCTCTGGGAGAAGAGGAAAGACTGGCAGAGAACAGTTACTGGAAAACTCTTCGGCGAGCCTGTACCTGAATATGTTCTTTTCATCAACTACGGTACCGCTGAGAAGAACACCATGGCTATGCTAAGACATGAACTGGATGTTCTCCAGGGAACCGCTGAACAACTCATCACGCTGTTGAGAGCAAGCAAAACCACGCGGAGCTACAGGAAAACATGGCCTTATATCGATCCCAGGGACATTTCCACCAGAGGTCCTGGTTTCAACCACATGGTTTATCCTTATGACATTAAAGACGTTAGATGGGCACTCGCATTGTCTATAGACATAGTAAAATTGGCAGTCTCCACCTACGATGGAATGGTGGCTATGACACCTGGACTTCCACTGGTTGTGAACAAAAACTTCTATGAATGGTACTTCAAACGACTGGAACCATGGCTTGAGGATTTCACACTCGATCTTGGGAATGGAGAAACCTTCAAACCCTGGGATCCTCAGGCTCCCTGGAAGCTTCTTGATTGGGCACGGAAGATGTACAAGGTGGACATCGATCCAAACGACGAGGAAGAAGTACGTTTAACCCTGGGTTATGGCTGGTGGAAATACGCACCGAACGTAGCAGAGAAACTCTTGAAGAAGCATGGATTTTACAGGGACAAGGATGGAAAGTGGCATCTTCCAAACGGAGATCTGTGGAAAATAACCATTCTCAGAGGACCGGATCCAACCGACATGGCAAATATCATCATAGAAGGAATAGCAGAGCAGTGGAAAGAGTTTGGAATAGAGGTCGAATACAACGTTTCTGCGGCTGCTTCAACGCTCGCAGGAGAAGGGCGGTTTGAAGTGGTCAACACCGCACATGGAGGATTTGCGGGAGAACCCTGGGGATTCCATCCGGATCTTTACAGATGTTTCAATGCCTTCAGGAGTGATTTCGTGAAACCTATAGGTGAATTGACCCTTGGAAGTGCTCTGAGATGGAGCGATCCCAGAATGGACAAAATCATAGAAGAACTAGAAAGGACGGACTGGAACGACTACGATAAGATCATAGAACTCGGTGTTGAAGGATTGAAGATAGAGATTGAAGAAATGATAGCAATACCCGTGTTCAACTGTCCTATAACGATCGTCTTCGATGAATACTACTGGACCAACTTCCCAAGTCCAGATAACGATTATGCGCGGTGCGATAATTTCACAACATGGCCACAGCTGAAATACCTCCTTCATAAAGTTCAGCCAGCTGGTAGAAAATAA